The Macaca nemestrina isolate mMacNem1 chromosome 1, mMacNem.hap1, whole genome shotgun sequence genome contains the following window.
aggtcatttcttttttttttttttttttagatagagtttcattcttgttgcccaggctggagtgcaatggcgtgatctcggctcaccgcaacctctgcctcccgggttcaagcaattctcctgcctcagcctcccaagtagctgggactacaggcgtgcgccaccacgcccggcaaatttttgtatttttagtagagacagggtttcaccatcttggccaggctggtctcgaactcctgacctcatgatccatgcacctcggcctcccaaagtgctgggattacaggtgtgagccaccgcgcccagccgaaaatAGGTCACTTCTGTACCAGGTCTAAGAATCTATCAACACTGCTGCTATTAGTGCCCCCCTCTCCCACTTCCAGTGATGTACCTCTTATGACCAGCCCTTGAAACCCAGTGTAGACTCAAAAACTTTCTAAGGGTTTGACACAAGGATACTTGGgcagaaatgaaaagaaggagaggggaagggttTGGGGGCAGTAGGGAAAAAAGAGTTTGCAGAGAGAAGCTGAGGTATCTTCCCGCATGAATCATTTGGCCAGGTAAAAAGCCTTTTGTATCTATGCAGAAAGCAGACAAGCTGTGGCATGAGGGATAGGATTAAACTTCATGGAGTTCTTCTCAGTGattcaaacaaaacaacaacaaacaaacaaacaacaaaaaacatatagGAATCAAGACAATGCAGAAAGTTTAGGAATTTCCTTCCCTGAAAAGAAACTTGAAGAAAAGATtcaaaagaaaatggcaaaaggGGACATTTCTGCATGCACATTTCATTTCCTTGGCTATTTTCCCACCACTTCCTCATGTTCTCAAGTTCTTACCTTGGTCAGCTGATGCTTGCCACCACTCAATGATGACTTCTCGGCAGCTATATGTGGAAACCAAGTCTTTAACATCCCTTCTACCTGTAGCAAGGTTCCTAGGTAACGTTCCCTGTGAAAATgatattgctttatttatttatttatttatttatttatttatttatttattttgagacagagtcttgctctgtcacccaggctggagtgcagtggcgcaatctcggctcactgcaagctccgcctcccgggttctcgccattctcctgcctcagcctcctgagtagctgggattacaggcagccaccaccatgcccagctaattttttgtatttttagtagagacagggtttcaccgtgttagccaagatggtctcgatctcccgaccttgtgatccgtctgcctcggcttcccaaagtgctgggattacaggcgtgagccaccgcgcccggccgaaaatgaCATTGCTTTAAAAAACCAGCAACAGGAttgaagaaatttcctttttatgaAGACCCAAGGAAAGAACCAAGGGGACTTACCCCATCTGTGGCTTCTGCAAAACACCTACAATACGCTGGATCCTGTCCATTGCCACACTCTGCTGAAAACTGCTTAATCCTGGGGATAGGGACAGAGAGAGATTAAGGATTGAGATTCAAGCATGTAGTCAGGTAAAGGACGAACAGAAGGGGGCTAAAATTGATTgatctaaaaaaaattaagtcgggcaaggcaaggtggctcacgcctgtaatcccaacactttgggaggccgaggcgggtggatcacctgaggtcaggagtttgagaccagcctggccaacatggcgaaaccccatctctattaaaaataacaaaaattagctgggcatggtggtgggcgcctgtaatcccagcgactggggaggctgaggcagaagaatcgcttgaacccaggaggcagaggttgcagtgagctgagatagcaccattacactccagcctgggcaacaggagcaaaactccgtctcaaaaaataataataacaataataataattaagtcATAGTAGCAAAAAAGGAGTAATATAGGCCCCAAACAAGAACTTAAGAGAAATACACAtcaaaagagggaaagagagagagaaatgaaccTAGCCCAAATGAATGCAACTAATGAGATTACCTCTCTCAAAACGACCCATCTTCAGCCCATTGAGTAGATCTGTGAGAGGAGGTATAAATCCTTGGAGTTCTTTACACTGTAGGAAAACAGGACAAAGGCTGTGAGAAGACCAAGAACTGTCCACACCAGCAGTGGCTCTTCCTTCACCTCCAAACCTGGGAGTCATTACTATCCTTATAGGGTCCTTATCAACCAGCTGGGTGATAAGCCACTCCAGGAGAGTCTCCTTTCACCTGCTTTCTCTTACCTTCTGGGCAAACAGCAGGTCTCCCTCTGTGGTACAACCTTGGATGTTTAGACTGGTCTCCAGTTCACCATCTCTTGATCTTTTCGCCCCAGATCCTGCCATAGGAGAAGCCGAACCCCGCTGTTCCGGATGAGATGGTGTATGTTGGTTACTGGAAACCTTGGATCGATGCCTGCAGCGGATAGGACCCGGGCTGGGCCGGGAACCTCCCCTCTGCCCAACAGTGTCTGGCCTGGGCCCATGGGCCCCCTTGTCCTCCCTCTCATTATCAGAGGGGAAGCCAAAGTCACTGTTCACTGGGGAGGTGGGAAAAGACGAAGAGAGAGAGTAGGAAGAATAGGAAGAAATGCTAGATGGAGAATCCATAGGTCCCGAAGCAGGGGCTGGAGAGCAGCTCCTGGAGTACCCAAAGATCGGAACCTGCAATTGAAGAGCAAAGCGAGGGAGTTTGAAACCGGAGTTTAAGTATTAGGAAATGGACTGGGAGATTGGGGTGTACTGCGTGGGATAATACTTATTCTCCCCCTCCCCAATATTACCAGTCTCAGACACAATAGAAAAAGACATTtctaccccccacccccgcccattAAGAACCTGGGATTCCCTCTCTGGCCGCCGCAGAGCAGCTCTCTGCCTGACGCGGCCTCCGTTCTTTTCTTCCCTCAATTCAAATACCTGACTTGAAAGACACCTTCCTCTCCGCCCGTTGTTCGCCAGGGCTGTTCGCCAACCTGAGTCCGCAGCAAGCCTCTTCACCTAAGCCATGCCACCCACGAGAGGTCAATCTGCGCACGCGAACCCACCTGGTGACCCTACTGGACCCGCCCCCATAAAGACTGGCCTCCTGCCCTCTCCCAATCTTTCAAGATCAGGATCCCTGTGCGGGTCTCTCTGGGCTCGCACCTGCCACGTGATGCAAACCCTCCCAATACCAAGATCTGCATTCAGCCCCCAAATCCACTCCCAAATCCTCCCTAACAGCTCGCTTTTCCTCCGAATATCCTTACCTGTTGTCAGCCGGCTCAGCCCTGGCTCGGTTTCCAGCTCCTTCACCGTCTCTCCGGGTTTGGCTccccacctccgcctctcagggGGCCCCGCCCCTTCCCCCTCCCAGACACGTGCGGCCTGGCACGTGCCTCCCCCTGCTTACACAGATCTCGCGCCCTCATTGGTTGTGTCGCCGGTAACACGTGATTCTCGTTACTGAAGTCCATAGCCCATTTGCTACAGTACAAAGGGCCTCAGCCAATAGAGGGCAGCCAGGCGATGATTGGCTGTAAGGGAAGCATTCCGTGCTCCGCCCCTACATGCGGCTGCCGGAGAGGACCCGGTGatgagaaaaggaggaggatggAAAAAGAGtggaaaagaagggaggggaggaaaagggCGGAGTCCGTGGCCTTAAATAGGATGGTGATGCGCCAGAGACGCGCAGCTTGAGTGTGCAGAGATTGGTTGTGCCACTGAAGGCGTGCGCCTCCGGACGTGGGACCCCCGGTTCCGTCTTAGGAACTAACTCATCTGCCCCCTCTTTGAACACCTCCGCTCACGAGCGCAGCACGTGGAAACCATCAGTGATTTGTGTCTGCAACGTGTGCGTGAGAGAATGGAAGTGTGTGACACGGTATATTCTCCCGCTCTCGGCGGCCCAGCCCTCGTGACTCTCCGGTCTCTGTTtcacctcccccacccctttcTCCTCCAAGCTGGGTGCCTCCTGCCCTGCTGGGTGAGGAGGGTGGGGATTGCAGCCGAGAACACCGCGTCCTCTCTGGCTCCCGCTGGGGCGGCTCCTCCGGCCCTTTTCTTACATAACCTATCACGCACGTTACCAGCTCAGATGCCACCCCGCCACGACGCTAGAGGTCAAAACGAAACTCagtttttcctgactttttttgtCCAGGCTTCTTGGGCCCGGCGTCCTGAATTATCTGATTCCAAGCACGGGGAACAGAATGGGGTAGGTCCCTGATCTCCTAGGTTATGGCTTTGTCCAGCTTCAGTGCCTTCATTTGTCCCCTAGAGAAGATTCGAAAGACTttgaaggaggggagggaggcaagTCCAGAGTTTAGAGAGTCTCAGAAATAACTGGGACGTTACTGTTTTCGTTGCGGCTTGCATTTTGAGAGTACAATGGAGAGGAGAGCAGGGCCAAGGATTGTGAGCTGGTTAAAGATAGTACGCCGCAGAGACCGCAAGGGGGCAGCCCAATTCTGATTAGGGTCCCGAGGATagcgatttaaaaaaaaattttaagtgagtTTGTCCCTGCCATAATTACCAACTGCAAAAGGCACATTGTTGGACAGaggtgtgggtgggggtgggtaggtgtgaatattttaaatctattctAAGTAGTTTTTGATATTTTACCTTATGTTTTAACAATGTGCTTATTCTTACAAAAAGATTCTAAAACCTCAACCCCGTTTCCCCAAGCACACTGTTTCAACaccatatttaataaaataaaagaagagaattaCCAATATGGACTGCGAATAAACCTGTTGTCTGTGGGTGCCCTTCTCCAGTCTTCTCCAAACTGCAGATTTTTTCAGTCCATAATGCCCTCTAATTCAGTTGTCACCCAACTCCCCTTCCAATCTACACTTGCTGCCTCTAAATCCTGGTGCTCTCTTTATTGTGACTTTAGAACAGACTCATGAAGGAGTAGATGGTAACCagattatttcacttatttattttatcttccaaTTTCCTCTTGCCAAACTCCCATCCAAAGAGTCATAGCAGCCTTCTCCCACctaaaaaagcagagaaagaaagacagaaaagaaagaaagaaagaaagaaagaaagaaagaaagaaagaaagaaagaaagaaagaaagaaagaaagaaagaaagaaaataaaagagtcaGGAGACCTGAGAAACCCCTTCATGCCCCCCACACTCTACGGAAACTCCCCAGATATTCTGAGCTGGGATTGCTCTGTGATAGCTCCTGGGAAGGATGTGTGTGTACCCCTCTTCTCCACAGTCCTTTCACCTCCTGCTGAATCTCTTTATGCTCGATGGTTATTTagcatctcaatttaaaaatgcttttcctATAATACaattttcccttctctcccccTGCCCTGCCATACATCAGAGAACCGCCACCCCTTCTGCCTCTGAACTTTGCCTCTTGACTCTACCAGGTTGTAGGACCCACCCACTTTGCCCTCTGGCATTCGCCATGACTTGAATCATGGCCAGACTGGAACTAGCTTTGATTGTTCCAGACATTTTGGAAGCCTGGAGAGGTATTCCCCCAACCCCTTCATCTACTTGCCTCTGCTCTAAGAGATCCTGAAGGTCTCTTAGTTCAGAAAAACTAATGACTCATCACAAAAGTCTGCCTCAGCATCTCCTAAATTTCTTTAAGACCGAATAAGAAGATTTTTGTAAATGTGATCcctcttctttcattttacttgttattttttgagacagagtctcattctgttgcccagtggcaacagtacagtggccagatcatggctcactgcagcctccgcttgaTGGGCTTAAGGAATCCTTCCACCTgctcctccccagtagctgggactgcaggcctgtgctaccacacccaactaatttttatttttattatttttttaacgtCTTGTAGAGgagttaattatttatttatttttaatttttttgtagagataaggtctgttgctcagcctggtctcaaactatgttgctcagcctggtctggaattcctgaactcaagcgatcctcccacctcagcatcccaaagtgctgggattacagggatgagctaccatgcctgaaTCTCTTCCTTCAGTGGCTGATAATTGACCAGGCTGGAAACACTAGCCAGAGATACTGGTAAGAATTACTTCAGTTTAGTGTGGgaagttaaaaaatattatttcacagaCTCCCCCAAAGCCAGTGGCTGCACTCTTACCTTCTACATGAAATACATCCCCGCCTGAACAAAGGCACACGACAGGAGGAGGGGAATAGGACTCCGCAAACTGGACACAGCATCATTCAGATCTGGACTCTGCTAAAATACAGACATCCCCACACAGTAGGCTCGTGTCATTCCTCCTACCACTTCTCCGTCCCCCTCCAGAAGGACTGCCACCTCTTTACAACAACCTCtgtcttcctttcctttgggCTTAGAGAAAGATCCATCCTTCCCTATCACTGTAAGGAGTCCTTTCTTCTGTGCCTTTCAGCTATCCCTGACCATACCAGGGAGGCCAATTCAAttcaattatttctattttgtatctATTATATGCATGATACTATGCTAgtcactgtgctaggtgctacAGAGAGGGACATAAATATGAATAAGACAAGATTCTTGTCCTCAAGGAATTTACAATCTAAAGAGAGTCTactatatactttatttatttatttatttatttatttattattttttgagacatagtcttgctccgtcgccaggctggaatgcagtggtgcaatctcagctctctgtaacctccacctccagggttcaagcaattctcctgcctcagcctcccaagtagctgggattacaggcgcctgctaccatgcctggctaatttttgtttttttttttttttttttttttgagacggagtctcgctctgttgcccaggctggagtgcagtggccggatctcagctcactgcaagctccgcctcccgggttcacgccattctcctgcctcagcctcccgagtagctgggactacaggcgtccgccacatcgcccggctagttttttgtatttttagtagagacggggtttcaccgtgttagccaggatggtctcgatctcctgacctcgtgatccacccgtctcggcctcccaaagtgctgggattacaggcttgagccaccgcgcccggcctaatttttgtatttttaatagagacggggttttgccatgttggccaggctggtctcaaactcctgacctcaggtgatccgcccacctcagcctcccaaagtgctgggattacaggcgtgagtcaccgtgcccagcctactatATGCTTCAAAAAGAATTAACTGCCCTTACTGTCAATCTTTCACTTCCATTCTTACTGGCTTCTTTGATGTGTGCTCAACTATGTGCAGACTGCTCTTTGGTCCTATTCCGCTTTCCAGCTGTTGCTTCTCTTTTTCATTACCAGATTTTTTTGATGGTTGGTCTGTACTCACCTTCCTTTCCTCATAATGTACTCCCTCTTTAACTCCACAAAAATCTAGATTTTCTGCAAGCACtcaattaaaactattttcttgaGAGTTACCAGTGACCTCTTCCTCCTTGGCCTCTTGGTAACTTTTGATGGATTATATTAAACTTTCTCTTTTAGAATCTAAAATACAAACTTGGCTATCTGCCTACTTCTGCAGTCAAATCCTTCTCCATTCCATTCATTAATTTCTCTTCCTCCCACTCACTACAGGCACAGTCACTGGCCTTCTGAGCTTGTGTGTACTGGCTTTGTTGAGCTCATTTACTTTCATAACTGTGACTTTGCACTTAGAACTCTAGCCCTGATCTAGTTCAGTGACCTTTAGGACACCCTCATAGAGCTGTTACCATAAACTCAGCTTGGCCATTACCAAATTAATAACGTCTGTCCTAAACCACTCTGGCCTCCCGTAGTTCCCACTTTGGTCAACCATTTTCCCAGATATCCATGTGTAAAACCCATGAGTTATTTTAACTCTCTCCTCATTTATACCTAATATAAAATTATCACTCAAGCAAggtattttcttcatatttatttttctcctctccaTTCATAATCCCAGAATACAGATTGTTTCTGGAACAACGCAAATCTCATGAGTTGCTCTCCACTAAATTATTTATATCCTGCATACAACCTGATGAGTggtttatcttttatctttttttttttttttttttgagacggagtttctttttttttttttttttttttttgagacggagtctcgctctgtagcccaggctggagtgcagtggccggatctcagctcactgcaagctccgcctcccaggttcgggccattctcctgtctcagcctcctgagtagctgggactacaggcgcccgccacctcgcccggctagtttttttttgtattttttagtagagacggggtttcaccgtgttagccaggatggtctcaatctcctgacctagtgatccgcccgtctcggcctcccaaagtgctgggattacaggcttgagccactgcgcccggcctgagacggagtttcactcttgttgcccaggctggagtgcaatggtgcgatcttggctcactgttgcaaccttcgcctcccaggttcaagcaattctcctgcctcagcctcccaagtagctgggatgacaggcatgcaccaccacacccagctaattctgtatttttactagagatggggtttctccatgttggtcaggctggtcttgaactcccgacttaaGGTGATcagcttgcctcagcctccaaaagtgcttggattacagttgttagccaccacacctggccagtttttctaaaatatcacttttcatcGTGTTTTTACTATAATGAAGAACTTACTAGGCTCCTTGTTGATTATGAGTCCAGACTTCAGCCTGACACTTGAGACTCTCTGAAATTTGACCCTATATTGCCACATGTGAAATTACCAAGCAAATATTAGGAGccttgtaaattttttatttttcttaattcccACTGTTCCCTTCCATATACCCTCTCCTTCAATCATACCCTATTTGCTAAACATATTAGGCTTATTCTATTCCCCACTCCTGTGCAgctctttcactctttttttttttttttttttttttagatagagtctcgctctgttgtccaggctggagtggagtggcatgatctcagctcactgcaacctctgcctcccaggttcaagcgattctcatgcctcagcttcccaagtagctggaattataggcaggcaccaccatgcctggctaacttttgtattttcttttttttttttttttttgagacggagtctggctctgtcgccgggctagagtgcagtggccggatctcagctcactgcaagctccgccccccgggtttacgccattctcctgcctcagcctcccgagtagctaggactacaggcgcccgctgcctcgcccggctagttttttgtattttttagtagagacggggtttcaccgtgttcgccaggatggtctcgatctcctgacctcgtgatccgcccgtctcggcctcccaaagtgctgggattacaggcttgagccaccgcgcccggccaacttttgtatttttagtagagatgggtggtttcaccatgttggcccttGAACTagccttgaactgctgacctcaagtgatcctaccaccttggcctcccaaaggattacaggcgtaagccaccacacctggcctctttcacTCTTGGAATAACTATTCTTTCTCCTAATTGCTTCTGTCCTTTCATAACTACCCACCAATCAAAAGCTCATCTATTCTTCAAGTTGTATCTCAACCACAAATGCCTCTTGAAAGCTTTTCAGACAACTCTAACCTGTACTAATCTCTCTCCTTACACTGGCTAAAGCACTGCCAGTATGTTCTGCtttcaaatttatatataatttaacattGTAACataccttttcattttgttctgagTGTTTTGTAAATGTAAACTTGAATTTTATAAGTTCTTTGAGGACAGGAACATCATAGATTTCTTTTTGATCAGCATCAGTTACCTTAGCAGCCTTAGGCACAGATTACATACATATTGAATACTACTGAACTGAAATTTAACTGCACCATATCTTCCCAGTGTTCTGTATACAGGGTTAGTATTAAATCTCAGTGAAACATGGCCAAGTTGAGATGAACACCTACATTGAAGTACTAATTATTTGGTTCCCCCATCCACCAAAGCCTGGTATTCCAGGCCTCTATTACTCCACGTCACTAGGGATATCCTGTCTCCCCCCAGCCCCCAATCCCCAATCAACTCACTGGTTCCGTTGTTACTGGTTTCACAGTTACAGGCTTCGGATGGTCTGCACGTGCTGTTTCAAGACTAATGGTAGTCCCTACTGCCTCTGTTGTGTCTTTATCCAACCTGTTCTACCCTCAGTAGGATTTGGGAAACACAGAGTTATCATTTTTTCCATCCAACATCTTCATAGATTCTCTATTTAAAGTTCTCCCCTTCACCACCTCCACCCAGCCCAAGGACTTAAGCTCAGGGATTCCCCCCTACCCTGTACTTGCATAGATTTGTACCCATCTCATTCAAAAGTCCCTTGATGCCCCTCCTCAGTGTCTTAGCAAACTTACTGAGGACAATTTATAAAGTTCTGGCTTTTTTCTCCTCCCCAGATAGGTTAACAAATCTGTTTTGGGCCTACTACTTAGTTTCTCCTCATcgaactcatttttatttttgctaatcaGATACATTTCAACATTgcccagtttcttttcttttcttttcttttttttttttttttttttttgagatggagtctggctttgttgcccagggtggagtgcagtggaacaatcttggctcactgcgtcctccatctcccggattcaagtgattctcctacctcacccttctgagtagctgagattataggtgtatgataccatgtccaactaatgtttttgtatttttagtagagacggggtttcaccatgttggccaggctggtctcaaactcttgacctcaaatgattcactcgccttggcctcccaaagtgctgggattacaggcgtcagccaccatggctggccagtttctttttaattgttactTATCCTAAACCTTTTAGATGTAGAGGTCACTCACCAGCCTGTCCTCTGACTCAAATATGGAGTAATCAATGGTGAAATCTGCACTAAAGTCATctgcagaggagaaagaaaatcagtaataaTTAGAGAAAAAGGTAACTCTAGATCTGGAAATGAAAAGGGAAGAAATTGCTCAGAATAGTTTAACTTAAGTTGTAACATTTATTGGTATAATCCAATTTTATTTAACTGTAATGTTAAAAATGACTGTGagtgtatacatttatattttcaatctaggtatctaaaataatttacaaatttgaaaaattttcaagttctttttttagagtcaaggtctcactctgttaacaggctggagtacagttagttcaatcatagctcactgccacctccagctcctgagctcaagtgatcctcccgcctcagcctcctgagtagctgggactacagccatgtgccaccatgcccagctaattgaaaaaaaaaaaatttttttttttctatagtgacaaggtcttgctatgatgctcaggctggccttgaactcctgggctcaagcaatcctcccatctaaaaatcagtcttttttttttttttttttttgagatggagtctcattctatcccccaggctggaatacagtgtcgtgatctcggctta
Protein-coding sequences here:
- the LOC105497801 gene encoding circadian-associated transcriptional repressor isoform X1, whose protein sequence is MDSPSSISSYSSYSLSSSFPTSPVNSDFGFPSDNEREDKGAHGPRPDTVGQRGGSRPSPGPIRCRHRSKVSSNQHTPSHPEQRGSASPMAGSGAKRSRDGELETSLNIQGCTTEGDLLFAQKCKELQGFIPPLTDLLNGLKMGRFERGLSSFQQSVAMDRIQRIVGVLQKPQMGERYLGTLLQVEGMLKTWFPHIAAEKSSLSGGKHQLTKHFPSHHSDSAASSPASPMEKMDQTQLGHLALKPKQPWHLTEWPAMNLTWIHTTPICNPPLSSPGTISFSHGPLGTGTGIGVILFLQHGVQPFTHSAPATPVPPTTASPVIPGEPMKLSGEGPRCYSLPVTLPSDWSYNLSPPSLPTLAREMTKGHREQQRSHAPVAPDAHLLNL
- the LOC105497801 gene encoding circadian-associated transcriptional repressor isoform X2 produces the protein MDSPSSISSYSSYSLSSSFPTSPVNSDFGFPSDNEREDKGAHGPRPDTVGQRGGSRPSPGPIRCRHRSKVSSNQHTPSHPEQRGSASPMAGSGAKRSRDGELETSLNIQGCTTEGDLLFAQKCKELQGFIPPLTDLLNGLKMGRFERGLSSFQQSVAMDRIQRIVGVLQKPQMGERYLGTLLQVEGMLKTWFPHIAAEKSSLSGGKHQLTKHFPSHHSDSAASSPASPMEKMDQTQLGHLALKPKQPWHLTEWPAMNLTWIHTTPICNPPLSSPALRQTTCMNQSIFRPERFQRVCPFLRKDRKHPQEAPTSLVFHRERGMAQIFIKDFTGLRRMKWG
- the C1H1orf54 gene encoding uncharacterized protein C1orf54 homolog isoform X1 translates to MDILFAAILAVPLILGQEYEDEERMGEDEYYQVVYYYTVTPSYDDFSADFTIDYSIFESEDRLNRLDKDTTEAVGTTISLETARADHPKPVTVKPVTTEPQSPDLNDAVSSLRSPIPLLLSCAFVQAGMYFM
- the C1H1orf54 gene encoding uncharacterized protein C1orf54 homolog isoform X3; the encoded protein is MGEDEYYQVVYYYTVTPSYDDFSADFTIDYSIFESEDRLNRLDKDTTEAVGTTISLETARADHPKPVTVKPVTTEPQSPDLNDAVSSLRSPIPLLLSCAFVQAGMYFM
- the C1H1orf54 gene encoding uncharacterized protein C1orf54 homolog isoform X2 — protein: MDILFAAILAVPLILGQEYEDEERMGEDEYYQVVYYYTVTPSYDDFSADFTIDYSIFESEDRLNRLDKDTTEAVGTTISLETARADHPKPVTVKPVTTEPSPDLNDAVSSLRSPIPLLLSCAFVQAGMYFM